From a region of the Panicum virgatum strain AP13 chromosome 2K, P.virgatum_v5, whole genome shotgun sequence genome:
- the LOC120679796 gene encoding protein TIFY 10c-like isoform X3, with product MAAEKQEERAAAAMVGRAPAREKSSFAVTCGLLSQYLKDKKGGGLQGLGGLGMAPPPPAAAAFRPPTTMNLLSALDAPAAEGPNDAAKATPPEEAEGHDQKTAENPRREAAAAAAGEDEPQQLTIFYGGKVVLFDKFPPAKVKDLLQIVDAGGDRAGATVAPQASRSSLSDMPIARRNSLHRFLEKRKGRITAKAPYQARSPVGADASKQATGDKKSWLGLGQEVTVVKQI from the exons ATGGCGGCGGAGAAGCAGGAagagcgggccgccgccgccatggtcgggcgcgcgccggcgagggagaagTCCAGCTTCGCCGTCACGTGCGGCCTGCTGAGCCAGTACCTCAAGGACAAGAAGGGCGGCGGCCTGCAGGGCCTCGGTGGCCTcggcatggcgccgccgccgcccgcagcggCAGCTTTCCGGCCGCCGACCACCATGAACTTGCTGTCCGCGCTCgacgcgccggcggccgagGGGCCAAACGACGCGGCGAAGGCCACGCCGCCCGAGGAGGCGGAAGGGCACGATCAAAAGACCGCCGAAAATCCAag gagggaggcggcggcagcagcagccggggAGGACGAGCCGCAGCAGCTGACCATCTTCTACGGAGGAAAAGTGGTCCTCTTTGACAAGTTCCCGCCCGCCAAGGTCAAGGACTTGCTGCAGATCGTGGACGCTGGCGGCGACAGGGCCGGCGCCACGGTGGCGCCACAGGCTTCACGGAGCAGCCTCTCTG ACATGCCGATTGCCAGGAGGAATTCGCTCCACAGGTTTCTCGAGAAGAGAAAGGGCAG GATAACTGCAAAGGCGCCATACCAAGCCAGGAGCCCTGTTGGCGCCGACGCGTCCAAGCAGGCGACTGGGGACAAGAAATCCTGGCTGGGGCTGGGCCAAGAAGTGACGGTCGTCAAGCAGATCTGA
- the LOC120679796 gene encoding protein TIFY 10c-like isoform X4 codes for MAAEKQEERAAAAMVGRAPAREKSSFAVTCGLLSQYLKDKKGGGLQGLGGLGMAPPPPAAAAFRPPTTMNLLSALDAPAAEGPNDAAKATPPEEAEGHDQKTAENPREAAAAAAGEDEPQQLTIFYGGKVVLFDKFPPAKVKDLLQIVDAGGDRAGATVAPQASRSSLSDMPIARRNSLHRFLEKRKGRITAKAPYQARSPVGADASKQATGDKKSWLGLGQEVTVVKQI; via the exons ATGGCGGCGGAGAAGCAGGAagagcgggccgccgccgccatggtcgggcgcgcgccggcgagggagaagTCCAGCTTCGCCGTCACGTGCGGCCTGCTGAGCCAGTACCTCAAGGACAAGAAGGGCGGCGGCCTGCAGGGCCTCGGTGGCCTcggcatggcgccgccgccgcccgcagcggCAGCTTTCCGGCCGCCGACCACCATGAACTTGCTGTCCGCGCTCgacgcgccggcggccgagGGGCCAAACGACGCGGCGAAGGCCACGCCGCCCGAGGAGGCGGAAGGGCACGATCAAAAGACCGCCGAAAATCCAag ggaggcggcggcagcagcagccggggAGGACGAGCCGCAGCAGCTGACCATCTTCTACGGAGGAAAAGTGGTCCTCTTTGACAAGTTCCCGCCCGCCAAGGTCAAGGACTTGCTGCAGATCGTGGACGCTGGCGGCGACAGGGCCGGCGCCACGGTGGCGCCACAGGCTTCACGGAGCAGCCTCTCTG ACATGCCGATTGCCAGGAGGAATTCGCTCCACAGGTTTCTCGAGAAGAGAAAGGGCAG GATAACTGCAAAGGCGCCATACCAAGCCAGGAGCCCTGTTGGCGCCGACGCGTCCAAGCAGGCGACTGGGGACAAGAAATCCTGGCTGGGGCTGGGCCAAGAAGTGACGGTCGTCAAGCAGATCTGA
- the LOC120679796 gene encoding protein TIFY 10c-like isoform X5 produces MAAEKQEERAAAAMVGRAPAREKSSFAVTCGLLSQYLKDKKGGGLQGLGGLGMAPPPPAAAAFRPPTTMNLLSALDAPAAEGPNDAAKATPPEEAEGHDQKTAENPRREAAAAAAGEDEPQQLTIFYGGKVVLFDKFPPAKVKDLLQIVDAGGDRAGATVAPQASRSSLSGGIRSTGFSRRERAG; encoded by the exons ATGGCGGCGGAGAAGCAGGAagagcgggccgccgccgccatggtcgggcgcgcgccggcgagggagaagTCCAGCTTCGCCGTCACGTGCGGCCTGCTGAGCCAGTACCTCAAGGACAAGAAGGGCGGCGGCCTGCAGGGCCTCGGTGGCCTcggcatggcgccgccgccgcccgcagcggCAGCTTTCCGGCCGCCGACCACCATGAACTTGCTGTCCGCGCTCgacgcgccggcggccgagGGGCCAAACGACGCGGCGAAGGCCACGCCGCCCGAGGAGGCGGAAGGGCACGATCAAAAGACCGCCGAAAATCCAag gagggaggcggcggcagcagcagccggggAGGACGAGCCGCAGCAGCTGACCATCTTCTACGGAGGAAAAGTGGTCCTCTTTGACAAGTTCCCGCCCGCCAAGGTCAAGGACTTGCTGCAGATCGTGGACGCTGGCGGCGACAGGGCCGGCGCCACGGTGGCGCCACAGGCTTCACGGAGCAGCCTCTCTG GAGGAATTCGCTCCACAGGTTTCTCGAGAAGAGAAAGGGCAG GATAA
- the LOC120679796 gene encoding protein TIFY 10c-like isoform X2, producing MAAEKQEERAAAAMVGRAPAREKSSFAVTCGLLSQYLKDKKGGGLQGLGGLGMAPPPPAAAAFRPPTTMNLLSALDAPAAEGPNDAAKATPPEEAEGHDQKTAENPREAAAAAAGEDEPQQLTIFYGGKVVLFDKFPPAKVKDLLQIVDAGGDRAGATVAPQASRSSLSVLLLPLSDQASAAGPPPPAACCCWVQGAPRQAPPLGAPRCRRCWPPQPARPPALAALPPALRPCPCPRSLRARLQPLWRCPCQCRPSLPRAHATAGRRWGRGLLGLPANGQ from the exons ATGGCGGCGGAGAAGCAGGAagagcgggccgccgccgccatggtcgggcgcgcgccggcgagggagaagTCCAGCTTCGCCGTCACGTGCGGCCTGCTGAGCCAGTACCTCAAGGACAAGAAGGGCGGCGGCCTGCAGGGCCTCGGTGGCCTcggcatggcgccgccgccgcccgcagcggCAGCTTTCCGGCCGCCGACCACCATGAACTTGCTGTCCGCGCTCgacgcgccggcggccgagGGGCCAAACGACGCGGCGAAGGCCACGCCGCCCGAGGAGGCGGAAGGGCACGATCAAAAGACCGCCGAAAATCCAag ggaggcggcggcagcagcagccggggAGGACGAGCCGCAGCAGCTGACCATCTTCTACGGAGGAAAAGTGGTCCTCTTTGACAAGTTCCCGCCCGCCAAGGTCAAGGACTTGCTGCAGATCGTGGACGCTGGCGGCGACAGGGCCGGCGCCACGGTGGCGCCACAGGCTTCACGGAGCAGCCTCTCTG TGCTGCTCCTGCCTCTGTCCGACCAGGcaagcgccgccggcccgccgccgcctgcagcctgctgctgctgggtgcAGGGCGCTCCTCGCCAAGCGCCGCCGCTGGGCGCTCCGCGCTGCCGCCGGTGCTGGCCCCCGCAGCCTgctcggccgccggcgctggccGCCCTGCCTCCTGCCCTGCGCCCCTGCCCGTGCCCGCGCTCGTTGCGCGCTAGGCTGCAGCCGCTGTGGCGCTGCCCCTGCCAGTGCCGGCCGTCGTTGCCGCGCGcccacgccaccgccggccgccgctggggTCGGGGGCTCCTAGGGTTACCAGCGAATGGACAATAG
- the LOC120679796 gene encoding protein TIFY 10c-like isoform X1: protein MAAEKQEERAAAAMVGRAPAREKSSFAVTCGLLSQYLKDKKGGGLQGLGGLGMAPPPPAAAAFRPPTTMNLLSALDAPAAEGPNDAAKATPPEEAEGHDQKTAENPRREAAAAAAGEDEPQQLTIFYGGKVVLFDKFPPAKVKDLLQIVDAGGDRAGATVAPQASRSSLSVLLLPLSDQASAAGPPPPAACCCWVQGAPRQAPPLGAPRCRRCWPPQPARPPALAALPPALRPCPCPRSLRARLQPLWRCPCQCRPSLPRAHATAGRRWGRGLLGLPANGQ from the exons ATGGCGGCGGAGAAGCAGGAagagcgggccgccgccgccatggtcgggcgcgcgccggcgagggagaagTCCAGCTTCGCCGTCACGTGCGGCCTGCTGAGCCAGTACCTCAAGGACAAGAAGGGCGGCGGCCTGCAGGGCCTCGGTGGCCTcggcatggcgccgccgccgcccgcagcggCAGCTTTCCGGCCGCCGACCACCATGAACTTGCTGTCCGCGCTCgacgcgccggcggccgagGGGCCAAACGACGCGGCGAAGGCCACGCCGCCCGAGGAGGCGGAAGGGCACGATCAAAAGACCGCCGAAAATCCAag gagggaggcggcggcagcagcagccggggAGGACGAGCCGCAGCAGCTGACCATCTTCTACGGAGGAAAAGTGGTCCTCTTTGACAAGTTCCCGCCCGCCAAGGTCAAGGACTTGCTGCAGATCGTGGACGCTGGCGGCGACAGGGCCGGCGCCACGGTGGCGCCACAGGCTTCACGGAGCAGCCTCTCTG TGCTGCTCCTGCCTCTGTCCGACCAGGcaagcgccgccggcccgccgccgcctgcagcctgctgctgctgggtgcAGGGCGCTCCTCGCCAAGCGCCGCCGCTGGGCGCTCCGCGCTGCCGCCGGTGCTGGCCCCCGCAGCCTgctcggccgccggcgctggccGCCCTGCCTCCTGCCCTGCGCCCCTGCCCGTGCCCGCGCTCGTTGCGCGCTAGGCTGCAGCCGCTGTGGCGCTGCCCCTGCCAGTGCCGGCCGTCGTTGCCGCGCGcccacgccaccgccggccgccgctggggTCGGGGGCTCCTAGGGTTACCAGCGAATGGACAATAG